A genomic window from Deltaproteobacteria bacterium includes:
- a CDS encoding HD domain-containing protein: protein MPKTRFVKDIKEGEQVRELFLVGGKTLLTSNAGKPYLSLQLRDRTGLIEGRVWDRAEEIGKRFERDDVVEASGTAIAYQGRIQLKVHDVRREEKGPRDLSEYLPVTRKGIDPLWKSLQGYVSEVGDPELKRLLSAIFPDPPETDVARRFRQAPGGKTMHHDYIGGLLEHTVSVAGICRVLSSHYEGVNGDLLLAGALLHDVGKVHELSYEGAFDYTDEGRLLGHLYMGAEYVDRMCASLPGFPAELAMLVKHMILSHHGELEYGSPKRPKTLEAVLLHFVENMDAKVTAFNDAIAELREGTRWTDYQRMFERYLFSGKFPGP from the coding sequence ATGCCCAAGACCCGTTTCGTGAAGGACATAAAGGAAGGCGAGCAGGTCCGCGAGCTGTTTCTCGTCGGGGGGAAGACGCTCCTGACCAGCAACGCCGGGAAGCCGTACCTGAGCCTGCAGCTGCGCGACCGGACCGGCCTGATCGAGGGGAGGGTCTGGGACCGCGCGGAGGAGATCGGCAAGCGGTTCGAGCGGGACGACGTGGTCGAGGCGAGCGGCACCGCCATCGCGTACCAGGGGCGCATCCAGCTCAAGGTCCACGACGTCCGCCGCGAGGAGAAGGGCCCCCGGGACCTTTCCGAGTATCTTCCGGTCACGAGGAAAGGGATCGACCCGCTCTGGAAGAGCCTGCAGGGGTACGTCTCGGAGGTCGGGGACCCGGAACTGAAGCGCCTGCTGTCGGCCATATTTCCCGATCCCCCGGAGACGGACGTCGCGCGGAGGTTCCGCCAGGCGCCCGGCGGGAAGACGATGCACCACGACTACATCGGCGGGCTGCTGGAGCACACCGTATCGGTCGCGGGGATCTGCCGGGTCCTGTCGTCCCATTACGAGGGGGTGAACGGCGACCTCCTCCTCGCGGGCGCGCTGCTGCACGACGTCGGGAAGGTGCACGAGCTCTCCTACGAGGGCGCGTTCGACTACACGGACGAAGGGAGGCTTCTCGGGCACCTGTACATGGGCGCGGAGTACGTCGACCGGATGTGCGCCTCCCTCCCCGGTTTCCCGGCGGAGCTCGCGATGCTGGTGAAACACATGATCCTGTCCCACCACGGGGAGCTCGAGTACGGTTCCCCCAAGCGCCCCAAGACGCTGGAGGCGGTTCTCCTCCACTTCGTCGAGAACATGGACGCGAAGGTGACGGCGTTCAACGACGCCATCGCGGAGCTCCGGGAAGGTACGCGCTGGACCGACTACCAGCGGATGTTCGAGCGGTACCTGTTCTCGGGAAAGTTCCCCGGTCCATGA